A section of the Thermotoga caldifontis AZM44c09 genome encodes:
- a CDS encoding alanine/ornithine racemase family PLP-dependent enzyme, which translates to MPTLYVNLSKIATNTRRLIELLSGQGIELVAVTKVTLGDPNIARVLRESGVRTIADSRIQNIERMKSDGINGPFMMLRIPQVSELGRIVDLCEYVLVSELEVVEKIEQLCREKKRRVKLIYMVDVGDLREGVWYEYAVEEIAQAVRICDWAEVCGVGTNLGCYGGVLPSEENMRTLLSIRDRVEKIVRRPLPIVSGGNTSALKLIEEGRLPEGVNQFRVGEAIYLGTDVTNNREIEWLEKDAFILEAEVIEVKTKPSVPVGETGFDAFGRRPVFVDRGWRKRAILALGEQDTVPNHLKPLDGGAVVIHASSDHTILDITDVERPIRVGDTVRFRLSYAALLRAMNCPHVEKVYV; encoded by the coding sequence TTGCCCACACTTTACGTGAACCTCTCCAAAATCGCCACGAACACGCGTCGTCTGATCGAACTCCTTTCCGGCCAGGGTATAGAGCTCGTGGCCGTCACGAAGGTGACTCTGGGTGATCCGAACATCGCCAGAGTGTTGCGTGAATCGGGCGTTCGAACCATAGCCGATTCGAGGATCCAGAACATCGAACGGATGAAATCCGACGGAATAAATGGACCGTTCATGATGTTGAGGATTCCGCAGGTGAGCGAACTCGGTAGGATTGTCGATCTGTGTGAGTACGTTCTCGTTTCAGAACTGGAAGTGGTGGAGAAGATTGAGCAGCTCTGTCGGGAGAAGAAGCGAAGGGTGAAGCTGATCTACATGGTGGACGTTGGAGATCTGAGAGAAGGTGTATGGTACGAGTACGCGGTGGAAGAGATCGCGCAGGCCGTCAGGATCTGTGACTGGGCCGAGGTTTGTGGTGTCGGGACGAACCTCGGATGTTACGGTGGCGTTTTACCGAGCGAAGAGAACATGCGCACGTTGCTCAGCATAAGAGACCGTGTTGAAAAAATAGTCCGCAGACCCTTACCGATCGTTTCTGGCGGAAACACGTCTGCGCTCAAACTGATAGAAGAAGGAAGACTCCCCGAGGGTGTGAACCAGTTCAGAGTGGGAGAAGCCATATATCTCGGCACGGACGTGACGAACAACAGGGAGATCGAATGGCTGGAGAAGGATGCTTTCATTCTCGAAGCCGAAGTGATCGAAGTGAAGACCAAACCGTCCGTTCCGGTTGGTGAAACAGGGTTCGACGCTTTCGGAAGGCGTCCCGTGTTCGTGGACAGGGGCTGGCGAAAGCGTGCGATCTTAGCGCTCGGAGAGCAGGACACCGTGCCGAATCATCTGAAACCCCTCGATGGGGGAGCCGTCGTGATCCACGCATCGAGCGACCACACGATCTTGGACATCACCGACGTGGAAAGGCCCATCCGTGTCGGCGACACGGTGCGTTTCAGGTTGAGTTATGCGGCCCTCTTGAGGGCGATGAACTGTCCGCATGTGGAGAAAGTCTACGTCTGA
- the uxaC gene encoding glucuronate isomerase has product MAFLDENYLLSCETARQLYQLVKDLPIVDAHNHSDAREIVENKGWNDIWEVEAATDHYVWELMRRRGVPEEKITGKASNYEKWLALAEVFPKFVGNPTYEWIHLDLRRRFSINEIISKETAQIIWNKAKEKLQSDDMKPQRLLRDMNVEIMCTTNDPAEDLRYHELARERVEGIKILPTWRPDRFCKVHSPDFKKFVSQLEERTNVSITDLSTFLDALKKTHDRFAGLGCVCSDHALLEPIVHRVGEGEASRIFEKALKEPVSYEEHLKFQSYMMYKFAEMNSEKDWAMQLHIGAMRDYRIKLFERLGPDSGGDIIAGFVDVARGMKDFFNDFDGKIRIVLYCMDTSYLPVMATIARAFENVFLGAPWWFNDSPFGMRWHLEYIASVDLLSNFVGMVTDSRKLMSYGSRTEMFRRVLCDVVGTMVERGQIPLGEAIELCRELSYSRPKEFFFGR; this is encoded by the coding sequence ATGGCGTTCCTGGATGAGAACTATCTCCTCAGCTGTGAGACGGCGAGACAGCTTTATCAACTGGTGAAGGATCTTCCCATCGTCGATGCGCACAACCACAGCGACGCCAGAGAGATCGTCGAGAACAAAGGATGGAACGACATATGGGAAGTCGAAGCCGCCACCGATCACTACGTCTGGGAACTGATGAGGAGGAGAGGGGTCCCGGAAGAAAAGATCACGGGAAAAGCGAGCAACTATGAAAAATGGCTGGCGCTCGCCGAGGTGTTTCCGAAGTTCGTCGGCAATCCGACCTACGAATGGATACACCTGGATTTGAGAAGGCGTTTTTCTATCAACGAAATCATCTCCAAAGAGACGGCGCAGATCATCTGGAACAAGGCGAAGGAAAAGTTGCAGAGCGATGACATGAAGCCTCAGAGACTCTTGAGGGACATGAACGTTGAGATCATGTGCACGACGAACGATCCGGCGGAAGATTTGCGTTATCATGAACTCGCACGCGAGAGGGTCGAAGGTATAAAGATACTGCCAACCTGGAGGCCGGACAGGTTTTGCAAGGTTCATTCACCCGACTTCAAAAAGTTTGTCTCCCAGCTCGAGGAACGCACGAACGTTTCGATCACTGACCTTTCCACTTTCTTGGATGCTCTGAAGAAGACGCACGATCGTTTTGCCGGGCTCGGTTGCGTTTGCAGCGATCATGCACTCCTCGAGCCGATCGTTCACAGGGTCGGCGAGGGTGAGGCATCGAGGATTTTCGAGAAGGCTCTTAAAGAACCTGTGTCCTACGAAGAGCATCTGAAGTTTCAGTCCTACATGATGTACAAGTTCGCCGAGATGAACAGCGAAAAAGACTGGGCCATGCAACTTCACATAGGCGCGATGAGGGATTACAGGATCAAGTTGTTCGAGAGGCTTGGACCCGACAGTGGTGGAGACATCATAGCGGGGTTCGTCGACGTGGCGAGAGGCATGAAGGATTTCTTCAACGATTTCGATGGAAAGATCAGAATCGTTCTGTACTGCATGGACACGAGCTATCTGCCGGTGATGGCCACCATTGCCAGGGCCTTCGAAAACGTCTTCCTCGGCGCACCGTGGTGGTTCAACGACAGTCCCTTCGGCATGAGGTGGCACCTCGAATACATAGCGTCGGTGGACCTTCTGAGCAACTTCGTCGGTATGGTCACCGACTCGAGAAAACTCATGTCCTACGGATCGAGGACCGAGATGTTCAGGAGGGTCCTCTGCGACGTGGTTGGCACGATGGTGGAGCGCGGACAGATTCCCTTGGGTGAGGCCATCGAACTCTGCCGTGAGCTGAGTTATTCGAGGCCGAAGGAATTCTTCTTTGGGAGATGA
- a CDS encoding pyruvate kinase alpha/beta domain-containing protein produces MVLFRTAGEENTESTLRIAIEEALKTDSKKLLIASSRGYSAQKALEMVPEGIRLIVVTHHVGFKEPNFDEFPAELRKRLTEEGHTVHTATHALSSVERAFRRQYGGVHAAEIVADALRLIGQGFKVCVEIALMAADAGLVRCDEWVVACGGSSKGLDTAVVLKPANSSRLFDLRIGKILCMPSEYVER; encoded by the coding sequence ATGGTGCTGTTCAGGACGGCCGGCGAAGAGAACACAGAATCAACATTGAGAATCGCGATCGAAGAGGCGTTGAAGACGGATTCAAAAAAGTTGCTCATAGCGTCGTCACGAGGTTACAGCGCCCAGAAAGCCCTGGAAATGGTTCCAGAGGGGATCAGGCTCATCGTCGTGACACACCACGTGGGCTTCAAAGAACCGAACTTCGATGAGTTTCCTGCGGAATTGAGAAAACGACTGACGGAAGAAGGTCACACCGTACACACTGCAACGCACGCGCTTTCGAGTGTGGAGAGAGCGTTCAGAAGACAGTACGGAGGCGTACACGCAGCCGAGATCGTCGCCGATGCGCTCCGTTTGATCGGTCAGGGTTTCAAGGTGTGTGTGGAGATCGCGCTGATGGCCGCCGACGCTGGGCTTGTCAGGTGCGACGAGTGGGTGGTCGCGTGCGGCGGTTCGAGCAAAGGTTTAGACACGGCCGTGGTGTTGAAGCCGGCGAACTCGTCCAGGCTGTTCGATCTGAGGATCGGAAAGATCCTGTGTATGCCTTCCGAGTACGTGGAACGATGA
- a CDS encoding S9 family peptidase: MDSLEKIKLDDLTRFRFISNLALSPDATKLAFVVHGMNLQDNGYDSCIWLYDVESRRLFQLASSNRDSSPVWLNDSQLLFVSWRDEKDQKRKENGEPLTVFYTIDVAGGEAKRAFELPFFIKQVKKLNDDTIIFTAVYDHRLKDFWLLSKEEKEKALKALKDEKDYEVLDEIPFWSNGSGFTNKRRIRLYSYNLRSQQIVPISDEFSNIEYFSEGRNGNLILYIANRFEHVMRRSNDLYLYDAEKHRSLLLTHAERFRYVFAEFMSEKIVFAGSDMERYGINENPKFYMLDPSSREVQLLTPDFDASLYNSVNSDCRYGSNRTFKVDGERLYFVSTRWHDAQLYRMDPSGRIEQLTFGKGSVDGFDVVCGKIFFVGLRNMKLQEVYQLAEGEERQISGFNEWVQRERFVSKPERFTFNADDGTTIEGWVMKPFGFEPGKKYPTILQIHGGPKTVYGEVFFHEMQLLTSEGYVVLYCNPRGSDGRGNDFADIRGKYGTIDYEDIMRFVDESLKRFDFIDENRLGVTGGSYGGFMTNWIIGHTDRFKAAVSQRSIANWISKFGTTNIGYFFVEDQHLATPWSDFEKLWWHSPMRYADRVKTPTLFIHSEEDYRCWLVEGIQMFTSLKYHGVETKLVMFRGENHELSRSGKPLHRLRRLREILDWFEKHLK, translated from the coding sequence GTGGACTCGTTGGAGAAGATAAAGCTGGACGATCTCACCAGGTTCAGGTTCATTTCCAATCTCGCACTCTCTCCAGACGCCACGAAACTCGCCTTCGTCGTCCACGGGATGAACCTTCAGGACAACGGCTACGATTCCTGCATCTGGCTGTACGATGTCGAGTCGAGGAGGCTGTTCCAGCTGGCCTCGTCGAACCGTGACAGCTCTCCCGTCTGGCTGAACGATTCGCAGCTTCTTTTCGTTTCCTGGAGGGACGAGAAAGATCAGAAGAGAAAAGAGAACGGAGAACCACTCACCGTGTTCTACACGATCGACGTGGCGGGTGGAGAAGCGAAACGAGCCTTCGAGTTGCCTTTCTTCATCAAGCAGGTCAAAAAGCTGAACGATGACACGATCATCTTCACCGCTGTGTACGATCACAGGTTGAAAGATTTCTGGCTGCTGTCGAAGGAAGAGAAAGAAAAAGCGTTGAAGGCACTGAAGGACGAAAAAGATTACGAGGTTCTGGACGAGATACCCTTCTGGTCGAACGGCTCTGGTTTCACGAACAAAAGAAGGATCAGGCTCTACAGTTACAATCTCAGAAGCCAGCAGATCGTACCGATCAGCGACGAATTTTCGAACATCGAATACTTCTCTGAAGGCAGGAATGGAAACTTGATCCTTTACATCGCCAACCGTTTCGAGCACGTTATGAGACGAAGCAACGATCTTTACCTTTACGATGCCGAAAAGCACCGTTCGCTCCTGCTCACACACGCCGAAAGGTTCAGATACGTCTTTGCCGAATTCATGAGCGAAAAAATCGTCTTCGCCGGGAGCGACATGGAACGCTACGGCATCAACGAAAATCCAAAGTTCTATATGCTCGATCCTTCCAGCAGAGAGGTACAGTTGCTCACACCGGATTTCGACGCGAGCCTTTACAACAGCGTCAACAGCGATTGCAGGTACGGTTCCAACAGAACCTTCAAGGTGGACGGGGAACGACTCTACTTCGTGAGCACTCGATGGCACGATGCGCAGCTGTACAGGATGGATCCTTCTGGACGGATAGAACAGCTCACCTTCGGCAAGGGTTCCGTCGATGGCTTCGACGTTGTTTGTGGAAAAATTTTCTTCGTCGGGTTGAGGAACATGAAGCTTCAGGAAGTGTATCAGCTCGCGGAAGGTGAAGAGAGGCAGATCAGCGGGTTCAACGAGTGGGTGCAGAGAGAGCGGTTCGTTTCGAAACCTGAAAGGTTCACTTTCAACGCGGACGATGGCACGACGATCGAGGGCTGGGTCATGAAACCTTTCGGCTTCGAGCCCGGGAAGAAATATCCCACGATCTTGCAGATCCACGGAGGACCAAAGACCGTCTATGGGGAAGTGTTCTTCCACGAGATGCAGCTGCTCACGAGCGAGGGGTACGTCGTGCTTTACTGCAATCCCCGTGGGAGCGATGGCAGGGGGAACGATTTTGCGGACATTCGGGGCAAGTACGGAACGATCGACTACGAAGACATCATGCGGTTTGTCGATGAGTCGCTGAAGCGATTCGATTTCATCGACGAAAACCGTCTCGGTGTCACGGGCGGTTCTTACGGTGGCTTCATGACGAACTGGATCATCGGTCACACGGATAGGTTCAAAGCCGCCGTCTCTCAGAGGAGCATCGCGAACTGGATCAGCAAGTTCGGGACCACGAACATAGGTTACTTCTTCGTGGAGGATCAGCATCTGGCAACACCGTGGAGCGATTTCGAAAAACTGTGGTGGCACTCACCCATGAGGTACGCCGACAGGGTGAAGACGCCGACCCTCTTCATCCATTCCGAGGAGGACTACAGATGCTGGCTCGTCGAGGGCATTCAGATGTTCACATCGCTGAAGTACCACGGCGTTGAAACAAAACTCGTGATGTTCAGGGGAGAGAACCACGAACTGAGCAGGAGCGGAAAACCCTTGCACAGACTCAGAAGGCTGAGAGAGATCCTCGACTGGTTCGAAAAGCATTTGAAATGA
- a CDS encoding DUF4382 domain-containing protein, translating into MRKTLLVLVGITIALVLASCALLSWSQPSVKVYLTDAVLPIENVERILVTIDRILLLSEDATVVVSDEATTVNLLDLVGQELYVGSVPEGTYGQLRFEISSATITVSGTDYPLRISSGSLKYNLQGFHVTAGTSIVLDFDLSRSIKVTGSATSSEHGNNPVQYHMTPVIHVRYGQLYDITGRVVQNDQGLAHALVALFETRQPSPTAVTLTHKASAHWQAGEFKLCKVQPSDYELKIYTNWQSAQDPEYIFELTPATTLTVTVKDKDVNLGDINIQ; encoded by the coding sequence ATGAGAAAGACGCTGCTCGTTCTGGTGGGTATCACGATAGCCCTCGTGCTCGCCTCGTGTGCGCTTCTGAGCTGGTCACAGCCGAGCGTCAAAGTGTACCTCACCGACGCGGTTTTGCCCATCGAAAATGTTGAACGCATCCTCGTGACGATCGATCGCATACTTTTGCTCAGCGAAGATGCCACGGTGGTCGTCAGCGACGAGGCAACAACGGTGAACCTACTGGACCTCGTCGGTCAGGAACTGTACGTCGGGTCTGTGCCGGAAGGAACCTACGGCCAGCTGCGTTTCGAGATCTCGAGCGCCACGATCACCGTGAGCGGGACCGACTATCCTCTGCGGATCAGCTCCGGTTCGTTGAAGTACAACCTGCAGGGCTTCCACGTGACGGCGGGCACTTCCATCGTCCTGGACTTCGACCTTTCAAGGTCGATCAAGGTCACAGGCTCTGCGACGAGTTCAGAGCATGGAAACAACCCGGTCCAATACCACATGACTCCGGTCATCCACGTGCGGTACGGCCAACTGTACGACATCACGGGTCGAGTCGTGCAGAATGATCAAGGCCTTGCTCACGCACTGGTCGCGCTGTTCGAAACGCGTCAGCCGAGTCCGACCGCGGTGACGCTGACGCACAAAGCATCGGCCCACTGGCAGGCCGGTGAGTTCAAACTGTGCAAGGTGCAGCCCAGTGACTACGAACTGAAGATATACACAAACTGGCAGTCAGCGCAGGATCCTGAGTACATCTTCGAACTCACTCCGGCGACAACGCTGACCGTGACTGTAAAGGACAAAGATGTCAATCTTGGCGACATCAACATCCAGTGA
- a CDS encoding YbgA family protein, with protein sequence MAQAFSKPKVVFSACLVSEPVRYNGKRIKDEFCEKLARLVDVIRVCPEVGIGLPVPRDPIVIVFDEKKRAVQKETDRDLTEALLKFSVDFLDALDKVDGFVLKGKSPSCALRDAIAYRLCESKRSVVKTSGIFAEVAMEKFPQVAFTDESGLKHFWRREHFLCRIFASAELREAIETGSKTELLKLHERYKYLLMAHSPSLLKKLGKLVSNLKGAELSEIFSQYKDLFRSALSVQPTRGKHFNVLQHIYGYFKDRVDEKEKRKLVKLLNDFSSGSASLTKVRRTFMLYAEKFNVEYLLNQRYLRPYPEELEGL encoded by the coding sequence ATGGCTCAAGCATTTTCAAAACCGAAGGTGGTCTTCTCCGCGTGTTTGGTTTCTGAACCGGTCAGATACAACGGCAAGCGGATCAAAGACGAATTCTGCGAAAAGCTTGCCCGACTCGTTGACGTGATCAGAGTCTGTCCCGAAGTGGGTATCGGTTTACCTGTGCCCAGGGATCCCATAGTGATCGTTTTCGACGAGAAGAAGAGAGCCGTGCAGAAAGAAACGGACAGAGACCTCACCGAAGCACTGCTGAAATTCAGTGTGGATTTCCTCGACGCGCTGGATAAGGTGGACGGTTTCGTGCTGAAGGGAAAGTCTCCTTCCTGCGCACTGCGGGACGCGATCGCATACAGACTTTGCGAAAGCAAAAGATCCGTGGTGAAGACTTCGGGAATCTTCGCAGAAGTGGCGATGGAGAAGTTCCCGCAGGTTGCGTTCACAGACGAATCCGGATTGAAACATTTCTGGCGCAGAGAGCACTTTTTGTGCAGGATCTTCGCCAGCGCAGAACTCAGAGAAGCCATCGAGACTGGTTCTAAGACGGAGCTGTTGAAACTCCACGAGAGGTACAAATACCTGCTCATGGCGCACAGTCCATCGCTGTTGAAAAAGCTCGGAAAGCTGGTCTCTAATTTGAAAGGTGCGGAACTCTCAGAAATATTCTCGCAGTACAAAGATCTGTTCCGTTCGGCCCTGTCCGTCCAGCCGACGCGCGGGAAACATTTCAACGTGCTCCAGCACATCTACGGATACTTCAAAGACAGAGTCGATGAAAAGGAAAAGAGAAAACTCGTGAAACTTCTGAACGATTTCTCGTCTGGTTCGGCGAGTCTGACCAAGGTCAGACGGACTTTCATGCTCTACGCAGAGAAATTCAACGTTGAGTACCTGCTGAACCAGCGATACCTGAGACCGTATCCAGAAGAGCTGGAAGGTTTATAA
- a CDS encoding glycerol-3-phosphate acyltransferase, with the protein MQLLVAVLLGYLLGSFLPAYFITKLVMGIDIRQIGTKHAGTTNVFRNVGLWPAVFTALYDVSKGILAFKLTSLIGFSEPICFTSAMSAVAGHIFPFYLQFRGGRGAATTVGILLYFLWTEWLKIPLKILLSDLSVLVLLVIVLFLVSRKGDVVGLFVLPSLAFLVMLRLPDRSYLIVVPIFVLLTINLYNIINWKLIVFHENIRPWRVIIRPAAFLLLLLGSQLQKGSFMLLLVVLLGVFLMLDLVRLSHRKTGEFFHDRFKFKMFKESERKRLSSMTLFLLGVTLSYLFFDKNVAVAACSFMILGDLAAKIVGMSFGRTKLFHKTVEGTLAHFVLCVYTAYVLHVLNLVPFLAGLSGAIAATICEALPLAINDNVSVPLFSGIVMNFVKGVLGG; encoded by the coding sequence ATGCAGTTGCTCGTTGCGGTCCTGCTGGGTTATCTGCTGGGGAGTTTTTTACCTGCGTATTTCATAACGAAGCTCGTGATGGGAATCGATATACGTCAGATCGGTACCAAACACGCGGGGACAACGAACGTCTTCAGGAACGTCGGCCTGTGGCCCGCCGTGTTCACGGCACTGTACGATGTCTCAAAAGGAATCCTTGCGTTCAAGCTGACCTCTCTTATAGGATTTTCGGAACCGATCTGTTTCACCTCCGCGATGAGCGCGGTCGCAGGTCACATCTTCCCCTTCTACCTCCAGTTCAGAGGCGGCCGCGGTGCGGCCACGACCGTTGGAATACTGCTCTATTTTCTCTGGACTGAATGGTTGAAGATCCCATTGAAAATACTGTTGTCCGATCTTTCCGTGCTGGTACTGCTCGTGATCGTTCTGTTCTTGGTGTCCAGGAAAGGAGATGTGGTGGGACTCTTCGTGCTCCCCTCACTCGCGTTCCTCGTGATGCTCAGGTTGCCGGACCGTTCCTATCTCATCGTCGTTCCGATTTTCGTTCTTCTCACGATCAATTTGTATAACATCATCAACTGGAAGTTGATCGTCTTTCACGAGAACATAAGGCCGTGGCGTGTGATCATCAGGCCCGCCGCCTTCCTGCTGCTCTTACTGGGTTCGCAGCTGCAGAAAGGCTCTTTCATGCTCCTCTTGGTCGTCCTGCTCGGAGTCTTTCTAATGCTCGATCTGGTGAGGCTCTCTCACAGGAAAACGGGCGAATTCTTCCACGACAGGTTCAAATTCAAGATGTTCAAAGAGAGTGAAAGGAAGCGTCTATCCTCGATGACTCTGTTCCTGCTCGGTGTGACGCTGAGCTACCTCTTCTTCGATAAAAACGTTGCCGTCGCGGCGTGTTCCTTCATGATCCTGGGAGATCTGGCAGCGAAGATCGTCGGGATGAGCTTCGGCAGGACGAAACTCTTTCACAAGACGGTTGAAGGCACGCTGGCGCACTTTGTGCTCTGCGTCTATACGGCGTACGTGCTCCACGTTCTGAACCTCGTACCGTTTCTGGCCGGGTTGTCCGGAGCGATCGCAGCCACGATCTGTGAAGCTTTACCGCTGGCCATCAACGACAACGTGTCGGTGCCACTCTTTTCCGGTATCGTGATGAACTTCGTGAAGGGCGTGCTGGGTGGATAG
- a CDS encoding alkaline phosphatase has translation MRKLFLVILLTVVFGVVMASYVKNVIYFIGDGMGFNHVYLASVLEGRPLNMMKAQHVGIVKTFSANTWVTDSAAAGTALASGFKTNNGMIGMLPNGESVPSIAEVLKSYGVKVGIVVTCRVTHATPAAFYGHVPDRDMENELAEQLIESGFDVVMGGGMRHFIPASMKGSSRKDEKDLIALAKERGYTVITKKSEMAQVQSGKLLALFASSHLAPASERTGEQPMLYEMVEKALELLSKDGEPFFLMVEGSQIDWEAHGNDPYGVWKEVVEFDRAVGVALEFAKKNPDTLIIVTADHETGGLSTSTGTYMLEVEKLRKFKANTDWFLARYNVEEKEKFIAGVKEFYDIEMSEEEYQQLLNIKRTAKTPYDLPNAFGRYVSSKALLGWTTFDHTGDPVPLFAFGPGAEHFTGWLDNTDVPRIIARLMGYPLTYPIQKEPIVTGPVLY, from the coding sequence GTGAGGAAGCTCTTCCTGGTGATCCTGCTGACGGTTGTCTTTGGAGTGGTCATGGCCTCGTACGTGAAGAACGTCATCTACTTCATCGGGGACGGCATGGGATTCAACCACGTTTACTTGGCAAGCGTTCTGGAAGGCAGACCGCTCAACATGATGAAGGCCCAGCACGTGGGAATCGTCAAGACCTTCTCTGCGAACACGTGGGTCACCGATTCTGCAGCCGCGGGAACGGCCCTGGCGAGTGGCTTCAAGACCAACAACGGCATGATCGGCATGCTTCCGAACGGTGAAAGCGTGCCGTCAATCGCGGAAGTGCTGAAATCCTACGGAGTGAAGGTCGGTATCGTGGTGACGTGCAGGGTCACCCATGCCACACCGGCGGCGTTCTACGGGCACGTTCCAGACAGGGACATGGAAAACGAGCTCGCTGAGCAGTTGATCGAGAGCGGTTTCGATGTGGTCATGGGCGGAGGCATGAGACATTTCATTCCCGCATCGATGAAAGGCAGCAGCAGGAAAGATGAAAAGGACCTCATAGCGCTGGCGAAAGAACGTGGTTACACGGTCATCACAAAGAAGAGCGAGATGGCGCAGGTCCAGTCTGGAAAACTTCTGGCACTCTTCGCTTCGAGCCATCTGGCTCCGGCGAGTGAGAGGACCGGGGAACAACCGATGCTCTACGAGATGGTGGAGAAGGCGCTCGAACTGCTGTCGAAGGATGGTGAACCCTTCTTCCTGATGGTGGAGGGATCCCAGATCGACTGGGAGGCACACGGAAACGATCCTTACGGAGTGTGGAAAGAAGTCGTCGAATTCGATAGAGCTGTCGGTGTCGCGCTCGAATTCGCGAAGAAAAATCCAGACACACTGATCATCGTCACCGCCGACCACGAGACCGGAGGCCTTTCCACTTCGACGGGAACGTACATGCTCGAGGTTGAAAAGCTCAGGAAATTCAAGGCCAACACGGACTGGTTCCTGGCGAGGTACAACGTTGAAGAGAAAGAAAAGTTCATCGCGGGCGTTAAGGAGTTCTACGACATAGAGATGAGCGAGGAGGAGTACCAGCAGCTTTTGAACATAAAGAGAACGGCGAAAACTCCGTACGATTTGCCCAACGCCTTTGGACGTTATGTAAGCTCGAAAGCGCTGCTGGGCTGGACGACTTTCGATCACACGGGTGATCCGGTCCCGTTGTTCGCCTTCGGACCCGGCGCTGAGCACTTCACCGGTTGGCTGGACAACACAGACGTTCCAAGGATCATCGCCCGGTTGATGGGTTATCCTCTCACGTATCCGATCCAGAAAGAACCCATCGTTACAGGTCCCGTGCTCTACTGA
- a CDS encoding ABC transporter substrate-binding protein, translated as MRKLLVLVLSVMVLLVFAKERIVINSYMSDPAPRKALAELVEMFQQKYPEYEVVVNTFAHEDFKVLLRTWLASPKGTADVVTWFAGERMRYFAEMGLIVPVEEVFEGSKWEDYFPEAFKSTCSYKDKIYFIPQSWYWWGVYYRKSVFEKLGIKEPKTWDEFLQVCETLKRNGIVPITIGTKFPWTAAGWFDILNLRINGLDYHIALTAGEVPYTDPKLMKVFEYWRQFIDRGYLLPNHTAYEWQEAATFLFRGQAGMYYMGQFIKDVAPAEVKDDLDFFRFPIIDPNVALYEETPIDGFMIPANAPNKKGAIVFLRFIASKEAQEKFAKDLGRLAANVEVAPPDEHARKGLDMILASAGVAQFYDRDTNPEMAEVGMNAFIEFMQNPNRIGDILKRLEAERKRIYGK; from the coding sequence ATGAGGAAGCTACTCGTCCTCGTCCTGTCTGTGATGGTGCTCTTAGTCTTCGCAAAAGAACGCATCGTCATCAACAGCTACATGTCAGACCCGGCTCCGAGGAAGGCGCTGGCAGAACTGGTGGAGATGTTCCAGCAGAAGTATCCCGAATACGAAGTTGTGGTGAACACCTTCGCGCACGAAGACTTCAAAGTCTTGCTGAGAACATGGCTCGCTTCGCCCAAAGGCACGGCGGACGTCGTCACCTGGTTCGCGGGCGAAAGGATGCGTTACTTCGCCGAGATGGGCCTCATCGTCCCGGTAGAGGAAGTCTTCGAAGGGAGCAAATGGGAAGACTACTTCCCCGAAGCGTTCAAGAGCACCTGCTCGTACAAAGACAAGATTTACTTCATTCCACAGAGCTGGTACTGGTGGGGTGTCTACTACAGAAAATCCGTGTTCGAAAAGCTCGGGATCAAGGAACCGAAGACTTGGGATGAATTTCTGCAGGTGTGTGAAACACTGAAGCGAAACGGCATCGTGCCGATCACCATCGGTACCAAGTTCCCGTGGACCGCTGCCGGATGGTTCGACATATTGAACCTCAGGATCAACGGGCTCGATTACCACATCGCACTGACCGCAGGAGAGGTTCCGTACACCGATCCAAAGCTCATGAAGGTGTTCGAATACTGGAGACAGTTCATCGACAGAGGATACCTGCTCCCCAACCACACGGCTTACGAGTGGCAAGAAGCTGCGACTTTCCTGTTCAGGGGTCAGGCTGGCATGTACTACATGGGACAGTTCATCAAGGACGTGGCTCCGGCCGAGGTTAAGGACGATCTCGATTTCTTCAGGTTCCCGATCATCGATCCGAACGTCGCCCTCTACGAAGAAACACCCATCGACGGATTCATGATTCCGGCGAACGCTCCGAACAAGAAGGGTGCCATAGTGTTCTTGAGGTTCATCGCTTCGAAGGAAGCTCAGGAGAAATTCGCGAAGGATCTCGGAAGGCTCGCAGCCAACGTTGAGGTGGCCCCGCCCGACGAACACGCGAGGAAAGGGCTCGACATGATCCTCGCGTCCGCCGGTGTGGCTCAGTTCTACGACAGGGACACCAACCCGGAGATGGCCGAAGTCGGTATGAACGCGTTCATCGAGTTCATGCAGAATCCAAACAGGATAGGTGACATTCTGAAGAGACTGGAAGCCGAGAGAAAGAGGATATACGGTAAGTGA